DNA from Candidatus Hydrogenedentota bacterium:
CGAAAAATCGCGGCGGCATCGAATCCGCGGCGGCTATTCCTGTATACTCCGCCGATGGGTCCTTGTGTTTGTCAATTTGTAATTGTCTTCCCAGTATTGGCTGCCGAGGGCTTCCCCAATGCGGGATCCATATCCTTGCCTGCTAGTTATGTGCATGGCGCACAAAGATGGTGTACAAAGAAATCATGCCTTTGATTGAGGCATTGCAGATGAACCGCTGTAGGATAAATCGAGACGCCATATAAACAGGAGGCGATAATGCATAAATGGGTTTGGATAGGTTTGGTATCTCTGGCGATGACGCGCATGGCACACGCCGGCTCGGAATCCATCGAGTGGACCGTCGCGCTGGACGGACCGGCATTTTCGCCGACTTTGTATCCGAATGAGACAGCGCCGTCGGGCGTGGTTGTCTCGTCGGGGAAAACGGTACAATTGATCAGGGGCGACGGCACAGTGGCCTGGCGGGCCGATATGCCGGATCCGGCGGCAACCCCCGCAACGGTGGCCGATCTGGACGAAGACGGATCGTTCGAAGCCATCGCGGCGCTGGCCGATGGCACGGTGATATGTCTCGATGCCACAGGCACGACACGTTGGGCGCACGCTTTCGACACGCCCGCGGGGGGATTCAAAGTGATTGTCGCGTCGGATCTGACGCCGAGCCGCGGCCTTGAAATCCTGGCCGGATTCGACGACGGCTGGCTCAACTGCCTGAGTGCCGACGGACGGCTGTTGTGGCGCTTCTTCGGCGACCGGTCGCGCGTGGGCGGAATCGCGATCGGGTGTACAGACGGCGACAACGTCCCCGAAATCCTCCACGGCACCGACAACGGACACGTGTATTGCCTCGACAACTTTGGACATGTTCAATGGCGGTATACGGAACAAGCCCCTTACGGGCGATCGGGTCCGAATCTTGCCATAACGCAGCCGGGCGGCGCACCGGGCGTATTCATCACGCGCAGCAATGTCGGCAACGCAACATGCCTGATGGCGCTGGATGCGCCGGACGGCGCGTTTCTGTGGCGGACAAGCGACGCGATGCAGGGATATTTCTCGAACGCTTTCGCGGATTTCGACGGCGACGGATCGCTCGAAATTCTTCATGCGGACAAAGGCAACAACCTATATTGCGAAAATGCGGACGGCACGCGGCGCTGGCAGGCCGAACTGGGCGGGCATGGAATTTTCTGGGCGCCCGCCGTCGCGGATATTGACGGCGACGGCGCACTCGAAGTCATTGTGGGGGTTCGCGGAACGGATCCGAAAACGGGCGCGTGCGCCTATGTCGTGGGCGCGGACGGCACCGTAAAGTCTTCGCTAAAACTCGGCGGCGGTTCAAACGCGGCGCCGGCCGTCGGCGACATAGACGGCGACGGCGAGTTGGAAGCAATCTTCGCGGTTGAAAATCCGAATCAATTGCTGGCGATGACGTGGCGCGGCAAAGGCCGTGTCGCATGGCCATCTCTACGCGGCAATTCGCGCATGACGGCCAACGCGAACGTCCCACAGGGCGGCGCTTCGGAACCGGGCGTCGGATCGGCGCCGCATGCGCTGGCAAGTTTGCGTCCGATCGGCAATATGACGGTTGACATGGGCGAAGGGGTGTGGGGCGACAACACGTGGACGATTTCGTGGAAGGATCCCGCGCAGGAAGGCGCGTTTCTCGAGACGGCCGTGTATTACGCGGGCCACGCCGACGAATCGCGTATAATTGACGTCAAATCAGGCGCGACACAGGCCGTGGTTCGTGTGCGGCTGTACCGTCCCGAACCCGCGCAGGTGGTCCTGCACCTGCACACTACCGACAGCGCCGAGCCGGCCCTGTCCGCGTTGCGTGAAATCGCGCCGAATCCGCCGGCCTTCTGTCGCATCGAGACGGTTCAGCAGGTCTGCGATCGGGCGCTGGCGGCCGGTGCGAATTCCAACGCCGACACGGAAGGGATTGAAACCGGTCTTGCCCTCCTTCGGGCCGCCGTGAAAACAATCGAGTCGCTTGACCCAGGCCGGACGCCGGCGGCATCGCTCATCCAACGCGCAACGGCGCTGCGCAATAGGGCTGACGCGCTTGAGTCACAGGCGCGGATGCTCGAAGGATTCTGGCGGCAAAACGGTTCCGGCTCGTTCGTGTGGTGGAAGGACGAAAATCCATGGGACGCGTTCGATCCCCTTGAAACGCCGGCGGTGCTCGATATGACCATGCCGGTCGTCGTGCAGGCATTTCAGGACGAACGCGAGGATGTCGCGCTTACGTTGCGCAACATTTCCGCCGCGCCGCTCGATGTGCGTTGCACGTTCACCGATCCCGCGACGAAAGGCATGCGGCACGTCGAGCCGGAGTTGTCGAAGAAGGTTGTGCTTCGACATGCTGTGCCCGTTGCAACGGCGTTGCAGGATCGCGTATTCGATGCATTGCCTAAACTCGACTCGTCGCGCACGATACAGTTGCCGCCCGGCGAGTCGCGGCAACTTTGGATTGTCGTTGACACGCATGACCTCGAACCGGGCACTCACGAATTGACGCTGTACCTCGGCAGTCTCGACAAGCCCACAACCCTCCGGGCCGTTCCGTTGCGCATCGAAGTGTGGCCTATTCGCTTGCCCGGGGATGTCTTCGCAAAAATGAACTGGTGCGGTTTCAACGAGCCGGAAACATCGAACGATGCCGCGCGCGATCTGATTGAACACGGCGTCTCGGCGGCCTATGGACCTCCGCTGCCCTCGATTCCGGTGGATGCCGAAGGCCGCCGCGCGGGCGATGTGGACTGGACCGCGTTCGATCGTGCGATGGCGCGCATCCCAAGGCATTTCACCCTGTTCTGGGGCGGGCCGCCGGCCTGCAAATGGCCCGAAGGCGCCGTGCCGAAAGAAGACAGCGACGTGCATTTCAACGGATTCAAAACCAGCGTCGAAGAACTGGCGCGGCATCTGGAAAGTCTGGGATTCACCTACCGCCAATGGGCGTTCTATCCCATTGACGAACCGTGGAACACCGGCTTCACGCTTGTCCCCATCCTGAAACGCTTTTGTGAAATGGTCAAACGCGCCGATCCGAACGTCCAGATGTACGCTGATCCGGCGGGCCTTGTGCGTGTCGAGTATCTCGACGAATTCAAGAATCTTGTGGACATCTGGCAGCCGGAAATGAACCTGCTCAAGCGCGATCCGAAACTCGTCGAGTGGTTTCAAAAGAACGCCAAGCGGTTCTGGACCTATGAGGCGCCGGGACCGGCCAAGGATCTGCCGCCGCTCGGCCATTATCGTGCATTCGCGTGGATGGCCTGGAAATTCGGATGCGAAGGCGCGGGATACTGGGTGTATCGCGGCGAGGACAACTGGTGGACGTTCACGAATCCGGATTATTCTGTGGTCTATGAAACGAACCGGCAGATAACGCCGTCGCGCCGTTGGGAAGCCGACCGCGACGGCGTGGAGGACTATCGTGCCCTCCACGTGCTGCGAGAAGCCATTGCCAAGGCGCGCGCCATCGGCCACGCCGCTGAAGCCCAAAAAGCGCAGGCGCTCATGGATGAAGCCGTCGAACAATTGATCGGCTGGCAGATGGCAAACATTGACGAAATCACGCGATGGACAAAAGATTATTCACTGGATTTCGACTTGCTCATGGACTACCGCGCGCGTATCGCCGCGGCCATCATGGATCTTGAACAACAGCAGGGGCACGTCCCATGACAAGCAAAGACGAATTGCGCCGTATCGCGTTGGCCGCGCGCCGGGCCCTTTCGCCCGAGATGGCCGCCGCGAAAAGCGCCGCCATTGCGGAGCGCGTCCGGGCGCTGGAAGCCTTTCAACAGGCCCCGTGCGTACTGGGCTACGTGGCGTCGAAAGACAACGAAGTGGACACGCGGGCCTTGATGGACGGCGTGCTGCGGGAAGGGCGGCCCGTGCTCGTGCCCGTGGCGAAACCGCGGGGCATCATGATTTGGTCCGCCCTGCGCGATTGGAACGATCTCGCCGAAAGTCGGTTCGGCATTCTCGAACCGCGCGCGGAATCCATGCGTCCCACAACGCCGCCGCCCGGCTCCGTCTGCCTCGTCCCGGGCATCGCATTCAGCGAGGACGGCTATCGCATCGGTTATGGCGGAGGTTACTTCGATCGCTTCCTTGCCGGCTTCGACGGCGTCAGCATTGGACTTGCCTTTCGCGAACAACTGTATCCGCGCTGGATTCCAGAGGCCCACGACATTCCCGTCCAAATGCTCGTGACCGACTGAAAACATTTTCAAGGCTCTCAGGAAGACGCGCGAAAAGCCGTCACGTGAAACAGGTGGACATTCTGCATGCCTAAAAACCGCTTCGTCTCGAATGGCGCGCCGCGTTCCGTCAAGTAGGCCGCGTACCGTTCGGCAAGGCCCGACATGTCCGGAGGCCAGGGACAATGCGGAGGCACGGCGGTCAGCACAACCCAGAAAGGTTCTTTCGATTGCAGCAACGCATCCGTCGCGTGACACAAACCGTCGAATCCATGACTTTCGATGGCCGGCATGGGCGGATCGCCCAGATTATAGGCGAGCAGCCATTGGGTGTAGAGGCCGTGGGCGACGAGTTTTTCCCCTTCGTGTTTTTCGGTGCGCAGCGTCCGGGCCGCGGCAAGATACCCCTGGCGAATCGGCAATCCCACGCCAAGAACGGTTTGCACCCCCATAAGGAAGACGATCCCCGCTGCGGCCATCGCGCGCACGCCGTGCGCGATGCGCGAATCGGGACGCGAGGGCCGCAGCCAGACGCCCAAGTTCGCCACGAACCCACCGGCCATCAAATACAACGCGGGGGAACTATACGCCGAGAAACGGGCCTGAAACAGTTCGAGCCGCGTTGCCCATGTCAGCGCGAACAAGATCGTGCTTGGAATGGTAAAAATGAGCAACAGCAAAACAACCGCTTGCAAAGGCGGCGGCTGACGGTCATTGGGCGAACCTTTCCCGCCAATCCCGCTTTGCACAAGCGATCCAACCAGCAGAAGGGCGCATGCCGCGGCGAAGGACCACGCCAGGACGTTTTCATACCGGGGCTGGACCATCAAAATTCGATGGACGACCGAACCGATTTCTTCGGGCGTCTTGTCCAGGGGCAGCGAACCGAACACCCAATGCAGATAGACCGGATCGCGATGAAACCAGTCGTCCCAAAGGGCCTTGGCGGGGGGCGGCGGCGCCTTGGGACTGTCCATGCCGCCCTGGAGCGAATGTATCCATAGGACAATAAACATCAAAAAAAAGACGTGCGTCATGCCCCATAAAAAAGTGCGCCGCCACGCGCGCGCATGAAGCAGGATCAAAAACAGGCCCAACGGCGCCAGAAGTATCGCCGCCAACAGATGCGTCCACATCAACGCTAGGTTGAACGCGGCGTGCAACATCCACCACCGCCGGCCGTCTCCGGCGACCGCGCGCACGAAACAATACACGGAAAGCATGGCCAGCAGCGTAACCAGCGAATACGGACGGATTTCCTGCCCATGAAAAATGTGGAAAGGCGACATGGCGAAAAGCGCACCGGCCACAGCGCCGGCCCATGCGCCATATAACCGGCGTCCAAGAAGATAGATGACGATCGCCGATCCCGCCGCGAAAAGGACGGACAATCCCCGCACCGCCATGACGCTCCCGCCCGACCATTGATACGCATAGTATTCGAAGGTATGGTATACGGGCACCATGTGCCAGTCCCATTGGAGTTGTTCGCGAAGACATTCGAGCAGGCTGGGCGCATCGGCGAATCGGATGGTAATATACTCGTCGTACCAGACGGATTGTTCGGAAAGATGAATGCCGCGCAATGCGATGGCCAGCGCTGCCAGGAAAACGATTAGGCATCCGTCGAGCAGCGCGAACCGGTTGCGGTTTTCCGGTGAAGCGCCGATGTTTTGGAGGCCGCCGCGGCTCATGCGCATTTCATCTCCGGACAAAACAGGTTACGCATGGAGGAAGGATACCATACCCGGATGAAAGCGGGCATTCCGCATTTCGTGGGACGCCTTGCACGCGCATGGCTCATGTACGCATGGCTCTTGGCCGGTGCGCCGGCGCTGCTTCTGGCGGGGGCTGAATTCGCCGCGCGACTCGGCGGATACGGCGCCGATTTGCGCTATCTAATCCACGCGGAAAACACGATTCGACCTAACAAGGCCTTTCATCAGCAATTTTTCTCGCTGCCGGTCGAAAGTATCATGGACTGGGATTGCGCGGAATACATGGCCGCAACGCCGAAACCCGCGAATGTCCGTCGCGTGATTGTTCTGGGCGAATCGGCGGCCTACGGCAGCCCGTTCGGCGGCTACGGTTTCGCGCGTTATCTGGAGATGATGCTGCGCGAGGCATTTCCCGGCATCCGCATCGAGGTCATCAACGCCGCCGTGCCGGGAACGAATTCGAACGTCCTGCAAGTCATGGCGTCGTATTTCCCCGAACTCGAACCCGATGTGGTTCTGCTGTACATGGGCAACAACGAGGGAAATCCGCCTTTCACAAGCCCGGCCTTGTCAAAGGCGCTGCCGTTCATTCCACGCCCGATGCTCTTCCGTGCCGAAGTTGCAATCAACCGGCTACGCCTGATTCAAATGGCGCGAAACCGCCGGCATGATCAGGCGCCACCGCTAGTGTGGCCGAACGAAGACACGCCCGATAATCCTGCCCTAAACGACTTCGAGGCCAATCTCGGCGTAATCGTCAAAGAAGCGCGGAGAATGGGCGCGGACGTCGTGCTGTGTACGCTCGGCCGCAATGCCGCCGAAAACGCCGCCACGCAGGCCGCGAGCGACATCTCGGCCATACCGCGATCGGCCTTCAACCAACGCATCCTTGCGTTTGCCCGCCGCGCAGCCGAAGGCCCGGTGCGGTTAGTGGATTTCGACCGTGCCTGCTGGGTCTATTCCGGAAAGGTTGCGGCGCCTGGATACGATTTATTCTGCGACGTGCTCCATTTTACCTTCGAGGGGAACCACCTTCTGGCGGCATCGGTTTTTCCCGAAGTAGCCGCCATCATCGAATCAAAAGGAGGCCACCGCGCCGACACCTCCCCCCTGTCTCAATCCGAATGCGAACGCCGGATGGGTTTAGGCGCGGCGGGAAAAGTGTGGCTCATCGAGCAAGGGGTGCGAAACGGGAATCGTTCAGGAAAGTTGGCCACGACGGAAGCATACGCAAACCTGTTGCGCAATCAAGTGGGGCCGGACCCGCAAAAGGAAATATTGGACGATTTTGAAACGGCCTTGCGATTGAACCCGGATGACGGCGCGCTACGCGTTCACTTCGTCCGATGGCTGATCGAATGCAACGAGACAGAAAGGGCATACCGGGAGGCAGCGGAACTCGCCGCCCGCTTCCCGGCGTCGCGCGCGGCAAACCGTCTCCTTGCGCAAACACGCGAACCCAAGGGCGATGCGGAAGGGGCGCGGCGCGCCTATCTTCGCACGCTCGCGATGTATCCGGACGATACACTTTCCCGGCAAGCTCTTCAGCGCCTTGGCAACGCGCCGCCCGCCCGGTGACGATTTTCCCGATTCACGGGACGATCTCGAGCGAATCCACGGGCATGGTTCCCGTGGCACAAATCAATGCGATTGCATGGCGGCCCGTGTCAAGTTCTCCCGATTCCCACAAAACGGCTGATTCGCGCGATTCCGTGTCATGAAAAGAAACGCGGCCCCGCGATGCGCCGTCCAGCCGGATTTCGGCCTCACCGTATTCCGAACCGCGCGGCGCCCATACCCGAACCCGGCGCCCGGTGAAATTCCATTTGACACGGGCGCCTTCCCGCGAACTGGCAAACCCGTTGCCATACCGGCAGCCGCGAATGGCTTCCCATTCTTTCTCTTGCGAACCGGCGCCCAGCAAGCCTTCGACCGGCAACAGGAACCACGAGCCGGGTATTTCGCCGCCCGATACCGAAAAGCGTTTCACATCGAGATAAGTCCCTTTTTCGGCAAGGAGCGCCAAACCGCCCGCCATGGCACAAAGTTCGATGCGGCCCAGCGGCGCGCCGTTCCATGCGATGGCCACGGCATTGGATTCCTGTTTCAGCGCCAGGGTTCCGCTCAGACCCTCTGCCTTCTTGCCATTCGCGAGAACTGTCGCGGCGCCATCATCCGCATAGGCGGAAAGCGACCAGTCCAAGGCCGTAAGGCGCAGTTCCATCATCGAACGCCGACACAGGGACGACAATTCGGCGTCGGCGGCGGCACGGTCCGGACCGATCGGCCCCCGGTGCGCCCAGATACAGCGCCACGGCCCCACGGCGTCCAGCGTGATTTCGAGTTCAAATTCCACGAAACAACGCTGCAACAACGCCAACGAAGGCGCATTCGGCGCAGAAAGACGGAAACCGTTTCGATACGGTTTCTTCCATGGCCGTCCGGCGAGGTTGATGGTTCCGATGCCTTCCGAATTGCGCGAGGGATACAGGATGCGGAGCCGTTCATCGGGGCCGATAAAGCCCGCCACGGCCTGTCCCCAAATCCCGTGCGATTCCCATTCGTTCGCCTCGGCATGAAAAACGGATCCATCCTGCCAGACTCGCCATGCCCCGGGACGATGCGCTTCCTCGATGGCCGCCCGGTAGACCACGTGATATCCACGATTGGCGGCGACGGAAGTCAACGGCGCGTAGACGTAATCCTCGTGGACAAATGCCGGGAAGAATTCAACCGGTTGCGGCGCCCATGCGTCCTGCTGCGGCGAACGAAGAACGATCGGCGGCGAATAGGGGCCGCGGGCTTCAGGCGCGGTCATGCCGATAAAGGCCCACATGCCGCCGGCATTGCGCGGCGTGCTCATGGAGGCAAGGATGAGCCAATCGCGTTTGCGACGAACGATGGAACTTGCGTAGACGCGCTTGTACCCCGGCGGAAGCATGGGCTGCGCCGATTCGGCGTGGATGGGTTTCGTGTCGCGAACGAAAGGCCCTTCGGGCGACTCCGCGAAGGCATAGGCGATACCGCCGTCCGAGTTGTCGGGCTTGGCCCATCCATAGGCGGCATGATAACCCCGTTCATCCGCGGCAATGGACGCGTCGCACGTGGCGCCCGCGGAAACGCCGTCGCCGTCGAACAGGTCCTTGTCGCCCGTAATGACGAGTCCGCGATCCTCCCATGACACGCCGTCGTCGCACGAACGCAACAGCCGCGTCGGGCCCGCGGGCCAGTAGCCTTTCGGATACAACGACACATACGCATACCAACGGCCGCTTTTCGGATCGCGGAACAAGGCGCCGTTTACCGGCCATTCATAGGGTGGCGCGCCTGTATAAACCGGGTTGTGCGAATACCGTTCGAAGGCGTCGAACGATGGATCGCCCACCACGGGATGATGCAGCCATGCCTCGCGGTGGGCGGCATCGGCAAAATCCACCGCGCCCATCGCGCATGAACCCGCCAGAAC
Protein-coding regions in this window:
- a CDS encoding PQQ-binding-like beta-propeller repeat protein; the encoded protein is MHKWVWIGLVSLAMTRMAHAGSESIEWTVALDGPAFSPTLYPNETAPSGVVVSSGKTVQLIRGDGTVAWRADMPDPAATPATVADLDEDGSFEAIAALADGTVICLDATGTTRWAHAFDTPAGGFKVIVASDLTPSRGLEILAGFDDGWLNCLSADGRLLWRFFGDRSRVGGIAIGCTDGDNVPEILHGTDNGHVYCLDNFGHVQWRYTEQAPYGRSGPNLAITQPGGAPGVFITRSNVGNATCLMALDAPDGAFLWRTSDAMQGYFSNAFADFDGDGSLEILHADKGNNLYCENADGTRRWQAELGGHGIFWAPAVADIDGDGALEVIVGVRGTDPKTGACAYVVGADGTVKSSLKLGGGSNAAPAVGDIDGDGELEAIFAVENPNQLLAMTWRGKGRVAWPSLRGNSRMTANANVPQGGASEPGVGSAPHALASLRPIGNMTVDMGEGVWGDNTWTISWKDPAQEGAFLETAVYYAGHADESRIIDVKSGATQAVVRVRLYRPEPAQVVLHLHTTDSAEPALSALREIAPNPPAFCRIETVQQVCDRALAAGANSNADTEGIETGLALLRAAVKTIESLDPGRTPAASLIQRATALRNRADALESQARMLEGFWRQNGSGSFVWWKDENPWDAFDPLETPAVLDMTMPVVVQAFQDEREDVALTLRNISAAPLDVRCTFTDPATKGMRHVEPELSKKVVLRHAVPVATALQDRVFDALPKLDSSRTIQLPPGESRQLWIVVDTHDLEPGTHELTLYLGSLDKPTTLRAVPLRIEVWPIRLPGDVFAKMNWCGFNEPETSNDAARDLIEHGVSAAYGPPLPSIPVDAEGRRAGDVDWTAFDRAMARIPRHFTLFWGGPPACKWPEGAVPKEDSDVHFNGFKTSVEELARHLESLGFTYRQWAFYPIDEPWNTGFTLVPILKRFCEMVKRADPNVQMYADPAGLVRVEYLDEFKNLVDIWQPEMNLLKRDPKLVEWFQKNAKRFWTYEAPGPAKDLPPLGHYRAFAWMAWKFGCEGAGYWVYRGEDNWWTFTNPDYSVVYETNRQITPSRRWEADRDGVEDYRALHVLREAIAKARAIGHAAEAQKAQALMDEAVEQLIGWQMANIDEITRWTKDYSLDFDLLMDYRARIAAAIMDLEQQQGHVP
- a CDS encoding 5-formyltetrahydrofolate cyclo-ligase, with product MTSKDELRRIALAARRALSPEMAAAKSAAIAERVRALEAFQQAPCVLGYVASKDNEVDTRALMDGVLREGRPVLVPVAKPRGIMIWSALRDWNDLAESRFGILEPRAESMRPTTPPPGSVCLVPGIAFSEDGYRIGYGGGYFDRFLAGFDGVSIGLAFREQLYPRWIPEAHDIPVQMLVTD
- a CDS encoding glycosyltransferase family 39 protein; the encoded protein is MSRGGLQNIGASPENRNRFALLDGCLIVFLAALAIALRGIHLSEQSVWYDEYITIRFADAPSLLECLREQLQWDWHMVPVYHTFEYYAYQWSGGSVMAVRGLSVLFAAGSAIVIYLLGRRLYGAWAGAVAGALFAMSPFHIFHGQEIRPYSLVTLLAMLSVYCFVRAVAGDGRRWWMLHAAFNLALMWTHLLAAILLAPLGLFLILLHARAWRRTFLWGMTHVFFLMFIVLWIHSLQGGMDSPKAPPPPAKALWDDWFHRDPVYLHWVFGSLPLDKTPEEIGSVVHRILMVQPRYENVLAWSFAAACALLLVGSLVQSGIGGKGSPNDRQPPPLQAVVLLLLIFTIPSTILFALTWATRLELFQARFSAYSSPALYLMAGGFVANLGVWLRPSRPDSRIAHGVRAMAAAGIVFLMGVQTVLGVGLPIRQGYLAAARTLRTEKHEGEKLVAHGLYTQWLLAYNLGDPPMPAIESHGFDGLCHATDALLQSKEPFWVVLTAVPPHCPWPPDMSGLAERYAAYLTERGAPFETKRFLGMQNVHLFHVTAFRASS
- a CDS encoding GDSL-type esterase/lipase family protein, which gives rise to MKAGIPHFVGRLARAWLMYAWLLAGAPALLLAGAEFAARLGGYGADLRYLIHAENTIRPNKAFHQQFFSLPVESIMDWDCAEYMAATPKPANVRRVIVLGESAAYGSPFGGYGFARYLEMMLREAFPGIRIEVINAAVPGTNSNVLQVMASYFPELEPDVVLLYMGNNEGNPPFTSPALSKALPFIPRPMLFRAEVAINRLRLIQMARNRRHDQAPPLVWPNEDTPDNPALNDFEANLGVIVKEARRMGADVVLCTLGRNAAENAATQAASDISAIPRSAFNQRILAFARRAAEGPVRLVDFDRACWVYSGKVAAPGYDLFCDVLHFTFEGNHLLAASVFPEVAAIIESKGGHRADTSPLSQSECERRMGLGAAGKVWLIEQGVRNGNRSGKLATTEAYANLLRNQVGPDPQKEILDDFETALRLNPDDGALRVHFVRWLIECNETERAYREAAELAARFPASRAANRLLAQTREPKGDAEGARRAYLRTLAMYPDDTLSRQALQRLGNAPPAR